The Xanthomonas sp. DAR 34887 genome has a segment encoding these proteins:
- the lpdA gene encoding dihydrolipoyl dehydrogenase — MSEQEQFDVVVIGAGPAGYHAAIRAAQLGMKVACIDAALGKDGKPALGGTCLRVGCIPSKALLDSSRQFWNMGHLFGEHGISFKDAKIDVEAMVGRKDKIVKQFTGGIAMLFKANKITPYYGFGELQANAGQPGNVVKVKQHDGSEVELKGTNVILAAGSDSIELPFAKFDGATIVDNVGALDFSEVPKRLAVIGAGVIGLELGSVWKRLGAEVTILEALPDFLALADAEVAKTALKEFKKQGLDIKLGAKVSKTEVTGKGKKQEVVVTYTDGEGEKSLTVDKLLVAVGRRAATKGLLAEGTGVKVNERGQIEVDAHCHTGVDGVWAIGDCVRGPMLAHKGFEEGIAVAELIAGLPGHVNFDTIPWVIYTEPEIAWVGKTEQQLKAENVPYKTGSFPFAAIGRAVAMGEPAGFVKVIAHAETDRVLGLHLVGVGVSELVHEGVLAMEFNGSADDLARICHAHPTLSEAIHDAAMAVSKRAIHKAN, encoded by the coding sequence ATGAGCGAACAAGAACAATTCGACGTCGTCGTCATCGGTGCCGGTCCGGCCGGTTATCACGCAGCAATCCGCGCCGCCCAGTTGGGCATGAAGGTCGCCTGCATCGACGCGGCCCTGGGCAAGGACGGCAAGCCGGCGCTGGGCGGCACCTGCCTGCGCGTGGGCTGCATTCCGTCCAAGGCGCTGCTGGATTCCTCGCGCCAGTTCTGGAACATGGGCCACCTGTTCGGCGAGCACGGCATCAGCTTCAAGGACGCCAAGATCGACGTCGAGGCGATGGTCGGGCGCAAGGACAAGATCGTCAAACAGTTCACCGGCGGCATCGCGATGCTGTTCAAGGCGAACAAGATCACCCCGTACTACGGCTTCGGCGAGCTCCAAGCAAACGCGGGGCAGCCGGGCAACGTGGTCAAGGTCAAGCAACACGACGGCAGCGAAGTCGAACTCAAGGGCACCAACGTGATCCTGGCAGCCGGTTCGGATTCGATCGAACTGCCGTTCGCCAAGTTCGACGGCGCCACCATCGTCGACAACGTCGGCGCGCTGGACTTCAGCGAAGTGCCCAAGCGCCTGGCGGTGATCGGCGCCGGCGTGATCGGCCTGGAGCTGGGCAGCGTGTGGAAGCGCCTGGGCGCCGAGGTCACCATCCTCGAGGCGCTGCCGGACTTCCTGGCCCTGGCCGATGCGGAAGTGGCCAAGACCGCGCTGAAGGAATTCAAGAAGCAGGGCCTGGACATCAAGCTGGGCGCCAAGGTCTCCAAGACCGAGGTCACCGGCAAGGGCAAGAAGCAGGAAGTCGTCGTCACCTATACCGATGGCGAAGGCGAGAAGAGCCTGACCGTGGACAAGCTGCTGGTGGCCGTCGGCCGCCGCGCCGCCACCAAGGGCCTGCTGGCCGAAGGCACCGGCGTGAAGGTCAACGAGCGCGGCCAGATCGAGGTCGATGCGCATTGCCACACCGGCGTCGACGGCGTGTGGGCGATCGGCGACTGCGTGCGCGGGCCGATGCTGGCGCACAAGGGCTTCGAGGAAGGCATCGCGGTCGCCGAACTGATCGCCGGCCTGCCCGGCCACGTCAACTTCGACACGATTCCGTGGGTCATCTACACCGAGCCGGAAATCGCCTGGGTCGGCAAGACCGAGCAGCAGCTCAAGGCCGAGAACGTGCCGTACAAGACCGGCAGCTTCCCGTTCGCGGCGATCGGCCGTGCGGTGGCCATGGGCGAGCCGGCCGGCTTCGTCAAGGTCATCGCGCACGCCGAAACCGACCGCGTGCTCGGCCTGCACCTGGTCGGCGTCGGCGTCTCCGAGCTGGTCCACGAAGGCGTGCTGG
- a CDS encoding GNAT family N-acetyltransferase, translating into MPATPGFRIETLDPARQAGELRALREQAGVPMPADAPGQALDALSYHVLARADDGQPLGSARLGPEQRIDGMAVLPAWRGRGVGSALLGALIEQARRLHWPRLDLQAPPAALDFCARHGFLPLGARIVDAHGGGERQPMRRLLGAAAAVEDAAAAIAASAAVVAQARRQLLIYSRALDPGLLDSAPLLAQLRRFAVAAHDKQVRVLLHDAAAPQRAAAPLLALAQRLPSVFRFREVVDPVDQGYAAAYLVNDGGGYYFRALGHRYDGETDLLGGGRARQLREAFARVWERSRDCSELRALGW; encoded by the coding sequence ATGCCCGCCACCCCTGGCTTTCGCATCGAAACGCTCGACCCTGCCCGCCAGGCAGGCGAACTGCGCGCGCTGCGCGAGCAGGCCGGCGTGCCGATGCCGGCGGATGCGCCTGGCCAGGCCCTGGATGCGCTGAGCTACCACGTGCTGGCCCGCGCCGACGACGGCCAGCCGCTCGGCAGCGCACGGCTGGGCCCGGAGCAGCGCATCGACGGCATGGCGGTGCTGCCGGCCTGGCGCGGCCGCGGCGTCGGCAGCGCGCTGCTTGGCGCATTGATCGAGCAAGCACGGCGCCTGCACTGGCCACGCCTGGACCTGCAGGCGCCGCCGGCCGCGCTCGACTTCTGCGCGCGGCACGGCTTCCTGCCGCTCGGCGCGCGCATCGTCGACGCCCATGGCGGCGGCGAACGGCAACCGATGCGGCGGCTGCTCGGCGCCGCCGCCGCGGTGGAGGATGCGGCCGCGGCGATCGCGGCCAGCGCCGCGGTGGTCGCGCAGGCGCGGCGCCAGCTGCTGATCTACAGCCGCGCGCTGGATCCGGGCCTGCTGGACAGCGCGCCGCTGCTCGCGCAACTGCGCCGCTTCGCGGTGGCCGCGCACGACAAGCAGGTGCGCGTGCTGCTGCACGACGCGGCCGCCCCGCAGCGCGCCGCCGCGCCGCTGCTGGCCCTGGCGCAACGCCTGCCCAGCGTGTTCCGCTTCCGCGAAGTGGTCGATCCGGTGGACCAGGGCTATGCCGCCGCGTACTTGGTCAACGACGGCGGCGGCTACTACTTCCGTGCACTGGGTCACCGTTACGACGGCGAGACCGACCTGCTCGGCGGCGGCCGCGCGCGCCAGTTGCGCGAGGCGTTCGCGCGGGTCTGGGAACGTTCGCGCGACTGCAGCGAGCTGCGCGCGCTGGGCTGGTAG
- the sucB gene encoding dihydrolipoyllysine-residue succinyltransferase codes for MATEVKVPVLPESVSDATIASWHKKAGDAVKRDENLVDLETDKVVLEVPSPVDGVLKEIKFETGATVTSSQILAIIEEGASAAAAPAEAKVADAPTPEAPKAAAAEAPKPAKVESAKAAGDVSSLPPGARFSAITEGVDPAQVDGTGRRGAVTKEDILNYAKNGGAGKAAGARPEERVAMTRVRKRIAERLMQSKNSTAMLTTFNEVNLAKVSAARKELQDEFQKAHGIKLGFMSFFVKAAANALQRFPLVNASIDGEDIIYHGYSDISIAVSTEKGLVTPVLRNVERQSFADIEKGIADYAKKARDGKLSLEELQGGTFTVTNGGTFGSLLSTPIINPPQSAILGMHAIKERPIAENGQVVIAPMMYLALSYDHRIIDGKDSVQFLVDIKNQLENPGRMLFGL; via the coding sequence ATGGCCACCGAAGTCAAAGTTCCGGTACTGCCCGAATCCGTATCCGATGCCACCATCGCCAGCTGGCACAAGAAAGCCGGCGACGCGGTCAAGCGCGACGAGAACCTGGTGGACCTGGAGACCGACAAGGTCGTCCTGGAAGTGCCCTCCCCGGTCGACGGCGTGCTGAAGGAGATCAAGTTCGAGACCGGCGCCACCGTGACCAGCTCGCAGATCCTGGCGATCATCGAGGAAGGCGCGAGCGCCGCTGCGGCGCCGGCCGAGGCCAAGGTCGCCGACGCACCGACGCCGGAGGCCCCGAAGGCCGCGGCCGCCGAGGCGCCGAAGCCGGCCAAGGTCGAGTCGGCCAAGGCCGCCGGCGACGTCTCCAGCCTGCCCCCGGGCGCGCGCTTCTCGGCGATCACCGAAGGCGTGGATCCGGCCCAGGTCGACGGCACCGGCCGCCGCGGCGCGGTGACCAAGGAAGACATCCTCAACTACGCCAAGAACGGCGGTGCCGGCAAGGCCGCCGGCGCGCGTCCGGAAGAGCGTGTGGCGATGACCCGCGTGCGCAAGCGCATCGCCGAGCGCCTGATGCAGTCGAAGAATTCGACCGCGATGCTGACCACCTTCAACGAGGTCAACCTGGCCAAGGTGTCGGCCGCGCGCAAGGAGCTGCAGGACGAGTTCCAGAAGGCCCACGGCATCAAGCTCGGCTTCATGAGCTTCTTCGTCAAGGCCGCCGCCAACGCGCTGCAGCGCTTCCCGCTGGTCAACGCCTCGATCGACGGCGAAGACATCATCTATCACGGCTACAGCGACATCTCGATCGCGGTCTCGACCGAGAAGGGCCTGGTCACGCCGGTGTTGCGCAACGTCGAGCGGCAGTCGTTCGCCGACATCGAGAAGGGCATCGCCGACTACGCCAAGAAGGCGCGCGACGGCAAGCTGAGCCTGGAAGAACTGCAGGGCGGCACGTTCACCGTGACCAACGGCGGCACCTTCGGCTCGCTGCTGTCGACCCCGATCATCAACCCGCCGCAGAGCGCGATCCTGGGCATGCACGCGATCAAGGAGCGCCCGATCGCCGAGAACGGCCAGGTCGTGATCGCGCCGATGATGTACCTGGCGCTGTCCTACGACCACCGCATCATCGACGGCAAGGACTCGGTGCAGTTCCTGGTCGACATCAAGAACCAGCTGGAAAACCCGGGCCGGATGCTGTTCGGTCTGTGA
- the purB gene encoding adenylosuccinate lyase produces the protein MSDSALLALSPLDGRYAGKVDALRPIFSEYGLIKARVKVEIEWLLALGAEPGIAELPAFSAAATQRLRALADGFGVEHAARVKQIERTTNHDVKAVEYFIKEQLKDDAELGPALEFVHFACTSEDINNLSYGLMLEQARREVLLPTLDGVVDSLRALAHAQAAQPMLSRTHGQTASPTTLGKEIANVVARLERQRRQIAAVELTGKINGAVGNYNAHVASYPDVDWPAFAQRFVEGLGLVFNPYTTQIEPHDNVAELGDATRRANTILIDLARDIWGYISLGYFKQKLKEGEVGSSTMPHKVNPIDFENAEGNFGIANALFEHFSAKLPISRWQRDLTDSTVLRALGTAFGHSQVALDSLAKGLGKLTVNPERLDADLDAAWEVLAEAVQTVMRRHGLPNPYEQLKALTRGQGITAASMQAFVETLDLPEDAKQRLRALTPGGYIGLAERLARAI, from the coding sequence ATGTCCGACTCCGCCCTGCTCGCCCTGTCCCCGCTCGATGGCCGCTACGCCGGCAAGGTCGATGCCCTGCGGCCGATCTTCTCCGAATACGGCCTGATCAAGGCGCGGGTGAAGGTGGAGATCGAATGGCTGCTGGCGCTGGGCGCCGAGCCGGGCATCGCCGAGCTGCCCGCGTTCTCGGCGGCCGCCACGCAGCGGCTGCGCGCGCTGGCCGACGGCTTCGGCGTCGAACACGCGGCGCGGGTCAAGCAGATCGAGCGCACCACCAACCACGACGTCAAGGCGGTGGAGTACTTCATCAAGGAGCAGCTCAAGGACGACGCCGAACTCGGCCCGGCGCTGGAATTCGTGCATTTCGCCTGTACCAGCGAGGACATCAACAACCTCAGCTACGGGCTGATGCTGGAGCAGGCGCGGCGCGAGGTGCTGCTGCCGACGCTGGACGGCGTGGTCGATTCGCTGCGTGCGCTGGCGCATGCCCAGGCCGCGCAGCCGATGCTGTCGCGCACCCACGGCCAGACCGCCTCGCCGACCACCCTGGGCAAGGAAATCGCCAACGTCGTCGCACGCCTGGAACGGCAGCGCCGGCAGATCGCCGCGGTCGAGCTGACCGGCAAGATCAACGGCGCGGTCGGCAACTACAACGCGCACGTGGCCAGCTACCCGGACGTGGACTGGCCGGCATTCGCGCAGCGCTTCGTCGAAGGCCTGGGCCTGGTGTTCAACCCCTACACCACCCAGATCGAGCCGCACGACAACGTCGCCGAACTCGGCGATGCCACCCGCCGCGCCAACACCATCCTGATCGACCTGGCCCGCGACATCTGGGGCTACATCTCGCTCGGCTACTTCAAGCAGAAGCTCAAGGAAGGCGAAGTCGGCTCCTCGACCATGCCGCACAAGGTCAACCCGATCGACTTCGAGAACGCCGAAGGCAACTTCGGCATCGCCAACGCGCTGTTCGAACATTTCAGCGCGAAGCTGCCAATTAGCCGCTGGCAGCGCGACCTCACCGACTCCACCGTGCTGCGCGCGCTCGGCACCGCGTTCGGCCACAGCCAGGTGGCGCTGGATTCGCTGGCCAAGGGCCTGGGCAAGCTGACCGTCAATCCAGAACGCCTGGATGCCGACCTCGACGCCGCCTGGGAAGTGCTGGCCGAAGCGGTGCAGACGGTGATGCGCCGCCACGGCCTGCCCAACCCGTACGAACAGCTCAAGGCGCTGACCCGCGGCCAGGGCATCACCGCCGCCTCGATGCAGGCCTTCGTCGAAACCCTGGACCTGCCGGAGGACGCCAAGCAGCGCTTGCGTGCGTTGACCCCGGGCGGCTACATCGGCCTGGCCGAGCGCCTGGCGCGCGCGATCTGA
- a CDS encoding 2-oxoglutarate dehydrogenase E1 component, whose product MDNLLKQFAQSSQLAGGNAAYIEDLYEQYLVSPDSIDPKWKTYFDGFQGRDAGDVPHSAVIAHIASAARQAANSGTSPGGDERERHVGRLITAYRSRGHLGARLDPLGLTPPVNPPDLGLPFHSLSESDLGSEFSTGGLGGQPRMKLRDLLARLKATYTGSIGSEFMHISEFEQRQWIYQRLENAGGNIAADADSRRRTLERITAAEGLERYLHTKYVGQKRFSLEGGDALIPMMDVVVRRAGADAVKDIVVGMAHRGRLNVLVNTLGKNPRKLFDEFEGKFEHAHDDRAHTGDVKYHMGFSADVAVADGKSVHLALAFNPSHLEIVDPVVVGSVRSRQERYGDAARKSVLPVIIHGDAAFAGQGVVMELFQMSQARGFAVGGTVHIVVNNQIGFTTSARDDARSTLYCTDVAKMIGAPVFHVNGDDPDAVAFVANLAYDFRQQFKKDVVIDLVCYRRWGHNEADEPAATQPVMYQTIRKHKTTRELYAAQLESEGVIQPGEAQALVDGYRNKLDSGEYTTELATRKPDEFAIDWSNYLSGKLADKVDTTVKRKTLDQLAKIITTIPAGVELHPRVAKIYEDRVKMAAGDLPGDWGFAENLAYATLLGEGHKLRLVGQDAGRGTFFHRHAILHDQKTDSYYLPLRQLVENPEDATVIDSLLSEEAVMGFEYGYSTTDPNALCIWEAQFGDFANGAQVVIDQFIAAGEAKWGRISGLSLFLPHGYEGQGPEHSSARLERFLQLCALENMLVCVPTTPAQCFHMIRRQMRMTTRKPLVVMTPKSLLRHKLAVSTLEELADGEFQHLIPDAKADPKRVKRVVACSGKVYYDLLEDQTKRGQDDVAILRVEQLYPFPRELLAAELKRYSNATDLVWCQEEPQNQGAWYQIKHHLQACLADGQSLHYAGRPRSPSPAAGHFAEHVEEQLKLVADALLNPFNDQVAE is encoded by the coding sequence GTGGACAATCTCCTAAAGCAGTTTGCGCAGTCATCGCAACTCGCCGGCGGCAATGCCGCCTATATCGAAGACCTGTACGAGCAGTACCTGGTCTCTCCCGACAGCATCGACCCCAAGTGGAAAACCTACTTCGACGGCTTCCAGGGCCGCGATGCCGGTGACGTTCCCCACTCGGCGGTCATCGCCCACATCGCCAGCGCAGCGCGCCAGGCCGCCAATAGCGGCACCAGCCCCGGCGGCGACGAGCGCGAGCGCCATGTCGGCCGCCTGATCACCGCCTACCGCTCGCGCGGCCACCTCGGCGCGCGTCTGGACCCGCTGGGCCTGACCCCGCCGGTGAACCCGCCGGACCTGGGGCTGCCGTTCCACAGCCTGTCGGAAAGCGACCTGGGCAGCGAGTTCAGCACCGGCGGCCTCGGCGGCCAGCCGCGGATGAAGCTGCGCGACCTGCTGGCGCGGCTGAAGGCGACCTACACCGGGTCGATCGGCAGCGAATTCATGCATATCTCCGAATTCGAGCAGCGCCAGTGGATCTACCAGCGGCTGGAGAACGCCGGCGGCAACATCGCCGCCGACGCCGACAGCCGCCGCCGCACGCTGGAGCGGATCACCGCCGCCGAAGGCCTGGAGCGCTACCTGCACACCAAGTACGTCGGCCAGAAGCGCTTCTCGCTGGAAGGCGGCGATGCGCTGATCCCGATGATGGACGTGGTGGTGCGCCGCGCCGGCGCCGATGCGGTCAAGGACATCGTGGTCGGCATGGCCCACCGCGGCCGCCTCAACGTGCTGGTCAACACCCTGGGCAAGAACCCCCGCAAGCTGTTCGACGAGTTCGAAGGCAAGTTCGAGCACGCCCACGACGACCGCGCCCACACCGGCGACGTGAAGTACCACATGGGCTTCTCCGCCGACGTGGCGGTGGCCGACGGCAAGTCGGTGCACCTGGCGCTGGCGTTCAACCCCTCGCACCTGGAAATCGTCGACCCGGTCGTGGTCGGCAGCGTGCGCTCGCGCCAGGAGCGCTACGGCGACGCCGCGCGCAAGTCGGTGCTGCCGGTGATCATCCACGGCGACGCCGCATTCGCCGGCCAGGGCGTGGTGATGGAGCTGTTCCAGATGTCGCAGGCGCGCGGCTTCGCGGTCGGCGGCACCGTGCACATCGTGGTCAACAACCAGATCGGCTTCACCACCAGCGCCCGCGACGACGCCCGCTCCACGCTGTACTGCACCGACGTGGCGAAGATGATCGGCGCGCCGGTGTTCCATGTGAACGGCGACGATCCGGACGCGGTGGCGTTCGTGGCCAACCTGGCCTACGACTTCCGCCAGCAGTTCAAGAAGGACGTGGTCATCGACCTGGTCTGCTACCGCCGCTGGGGCCACAACGAGGCCGACGAGCCGGCGGCGACGCAGCCGGTGATGTACCAGACCATCCGCAAGCACAAGACCACCCGCGAGCTGTACGCCGCGCAGCTGGAAAGCGAAGGCGTGATCCAGCCGGGCGAGGCGCAGGCGCTGGTCGACGGCTATCGCAACAAGCTCGATTCGGGCGAATACACCACCGAGCTGGCGACCCGCAAGCCGGACGAATTCGCCATCGACTGGAGCAACTACCTGTCCGGCAAGCTCGCCGACAAGGTCGACACCACGGTCAAGCGCAAGACCCTGGACCAGTTGGCCAAGATCATCACCACAATCCCGGCCGGCGTGGAGCTGCATCCGCGCGTGGCCAAGATCTACGAAGACCGGGTGAAGATGGCCGCCGGCGACCTGCCGGGCGACTGGGGCTTCGCCGAGAACCTGGCCTACGCCACCCTGCTCGGCGAGGGCCACAAGCTGCGCCTGGTCGGCCAGGACGCCGGCCGCGGCACGTTCTTCCACCGCCACGCGATCCTGCACGACCAGAAGACCGACAGCTACTACCTGCCGCTGCGCCAGTTGGTCGAGAACCCGGAAGACGCCACCGTGATCGACTCGCTGCTCAGCGAGGAAGCGGTGATGGGCTTCGAGTACGGCTACTCGACCACCGATCCCAATGCGCTGTGCATCTGGGAAGCGCAGTTCGGCGATTTCGCCAACGGCGCGCAGGTGGTGATCGACCAGTTCATCGCCGCCGGCGAAGCCAAGTGGGGCCGCATCAGCGGGCTGTCGCTGTTCCTGCCGCACGGCTACGAAGGGCAAGGCCCGGAGCACAGCTCCGCGCGCCTGGAGCGCTTCCTGCAGCTGTGCGCGCTGGAGAACATGCTGGTCTGCGTGCCGACCACGCCGGCGCAGTGCTTCCACATGATCCGCCGGCAGATGCGCATGACCACGCGCAAGCCGCTGGTGGTGATGACGCCCAAGTCGCTGCTGCGCCACAAGCTGGCGGTGTCGACGCTGGAGGAACTGGCCGACGGCGAGTTCCAGCACCTGATCCCGGACGCCAAGGCCGATCCGAAGCGGGTCAAGCGCGTGGTGGCCTGCTCGGGCAAGGTCTACTACGACCTGCTCGAGGACCAGACCAAGCGCGGCCAGGACGATGTCGCCATCCTGCGCGTGGAGCAGCTGTACCCGTTCCCGCGCGAGCTGCTGGCCGCGGAACTCAAGCGCTACAGCAACGCCACCGACCTGGTCTGGTGTCAGGAAGAACCGCAGAACCAGGGCGCCTGGTACCAGATCAAGCATCACCTGCAGGCCTGCCTGGCCGACGGGCAAAGCCTGCATTACGCCGGCCGCCCGCGCTCGCCGTCTCCCGCTGCCGGCCATTTCGCCGAGCATGTGGAAGAGCAGCTGAAGCTGGTCGCCGATGCGCTATTGAATCCGTTCAACGACCAAGTCGCTGAATAA
- a CDS encoding hemolysin family protein — MIGNLLLLALAILLVLLNGFFVAAEFALVKLRHTQAVGLAEHHGWRGRLLLNVHGHLDAYLSACQLGITLSSLGLGWVGEPAFAHLLQPLFDVLGLSEEAAHLSAFVIAFSVISFLHIVLGELAPKSMAIRRPERMALWTAAPLYLFYWAMYPAIWLLNTSANGLLKVLGWGEVEHTSHRYSREELKLIVGRQQPAGGAPDHDLTLMSHALELPELVAGDLMRSRDHLRAFRDGARADAVMAEFAESRYSRYPWFDRDGEEVLGILHMKDLLVEIAHGRHSDDLRALLRPANLIALETPVPLVLERFRIGTTHLALCVDEHGRILGYFTLEDLLEVVVGDIEDEHPHVVKDAPIRGADGTVLLAGSTSIFRLERLLGRDLNAPEHLNSVGGLIVHQLQRLPSEGEQLTVDGHLFTVKRMAGHRIQAVTVGLEQAAEAAAT; from the coding sequence ATGATCGGCAACCTTTTGCTGCTTGCGCTGGCCATATTGCTGGTGCTGCTCAACGGCTTCTTCGTCGCCGCCGAGTTCGCCCTGGTCAAACTGCGCCATACCCAGGCCGTCGGCCTGGCCGAGCACCACGGCTGGCGCGGCCGCCTGCTGCTCAACGTGCACGGCCACCTCGACGCCTATCTCTCCGCCTGCCAGCTCGGCATCACCCTGTCCTCGCTGGGCCTGGGCTGGGTCGGCGAACCGGCGTTCGCGCACCTGCTGCAGCCGCTGTTCGACGTGCTGGGACTGAGCGAGGAGGCCGCGCACCTGAGCGCCTTCGTCATCGCCTTCAGTGTCATCTCGTTCCTGCACATCGTGCTTGGCGAACTCGCCCCCAAGTCGATGGCGATCCGGCGCCCGGAGCGCATGGCGCTGTGGACCGCCGCGCCGCTGTACCTGTTCTACTGGGCGATGTACCCGGCGATCTGGCTGCTCAACACCAGCGCCAACGGGCTGCTGAAGGTGCTGGGCTGGGGCGAGGTGGAGCACACCTCGCACCGCTATTCGCGCGAGGAACTGAAGCTGATCGTCGGCCGCCAGCAGCCCGCCGGCGGCGCGCCCGACCACGACCTGACCCTGATGAGCCATGCGCTGGAGCTGCCGGAACTGGTCGCCGGCGACCTGATGCGCTCGCGCGACCATCTGCGCGCGTTCCGCGACGGCGCGCGCGCGGACGCGGTGATGGCGGAGTTCGCCGAGAGCCGCTACAGCCGCTACCCGTGGTTCGACCGCGATGGCGAGGAGGTCCTCGGGATCCTGCACATGAAGGACCTGCTGGTGGAGATCGCGCATGGCCGCCACAGCGACGACCTGCGTGCGCTGCTGCGCCCGGCCAACCTGATCGCGCTGGAGACACCGGTGCCGCTGGTGCTGGAACGCTTCCGCATCGGCACCACCCACCTGGCGCTGTGCGTGGACGAGCACGGCCGCATCCTCGGCTACTTCACCCTGGAAGACCTGCTGGAGGTGGTGGTCGGCGACATCGAGGACGAGCACCCGCACGTCGTCAAGGACGCCCCGATCCGCGGCGCCGACGGTACCGTGCTGCTCGCCGGCTCGACCTCGATCTTCCGCCTCGAGCGCCTGCTCGGCCGCGACCTGAACGCACCGGAGCACCTGAATTCGGTCGGCGGCCTGATCGTGCACCAGTTGCAGCGCCTGCCCAGCGAGGGCGAGCAACTGACCGTCGACGGCCATCTGTTCACCGTCAAACGCATGGCCGGGCACCGCATCCAGGCGGTGACGGTGGGACTGGAGCAGGCCGCCGAAGCCGCGGCAACGTAG
- a CDS encoding JmjC domain-containing protein — MKKPASFPIEIDATRQLPLGMPAARFLRDYWHKRPLLIRNAFPGFVSPIEPGDLAGLACEEAALSRLVVHDRANDRWSVRSGPFQESEFPGMPDHDWTLLVQDVDKWDPDIRALLEQFRFLPRWRVDDVMVSFAAPGGSVGAHVDHYDVFLLQAHGHRRWQIDASASLGRAAPPTDFREDVELKLLRSFSPTHDWVLCPGDMLYLPPLVPHHGVAEDACLTFSVGTRAPSSAELIGDYLDTLIEGADEAVRYHDEDLQVPADPYEIDAAAMGRVVEALNALRMNDPDRLGAWFGRFITTYRAAGEILPPANPPAPQEVVAALQQGLLLQRHPWARPAWRRASRGATLFCSGLEFALPIKDAQRLAAADTLDGRDYAALSAAGRETLLQLVEAGFYQPLDEADHGDEDADAQD, encoded by the coding sequence ATGAAGAAACCTGCCTCGTTCCCGATCGAAATCGACGCCACCCGGCAATTGCCGCTGGGCATGCCCGCCGCGCGCTTCCTGCGCGACTACTGGCACAAGCGTCCGCTGCTGATCCGCAACGCCTTTCCCGGCTTCGTCTCGCCGATCGAGCCGGGCGATCTGGCCGGCTTGGCCTGCGAAGAGGCCGCGCTGTCGCGGCTGGTCGTGCACGACCGCGCGAACGACCGCTGGAGCGTACGCAGCGGGCCGTTCCAGGAAAGCGAATTCCCGGGCATGCCCGACCACGACTGGACCCTGCTGGTGCAGGACGTCGACAAGTGGGACCCGGACATCCGCGCCCTGCTCGAGCAGTTCCGCTTCCTGCCGCGCTGGCGGGTGGACGACGTGATGGTCAGCTTCGCCGCACCCGGCGGCTCGGTCGGCGCGCATGTGGACCACTACGACGTGTTCCTGCTGCAGGCGCACGGCCACCGCCGCTGGCAGATCGACGCCAGCGCTTCGCTGGGCCGCGCCGCGCCGCCGACCGACTTCCGCGAGGACGTCGAGCTGAAGCTGCTGCGCAGCTTCAGCCCCACCCACGACTGGGTGCTCTGCCCCGGCGACATGCTGTACCTGCCGCCGCTGGTGCCGCACCACGGCGTCGCCGAAGACGCCTGCCTGACCTTCTCGGTGGGCACGCGCGCGCCGTCCTCGGCCGAACTGATCGGCGATTATCTGGATACCCTGATCGAGGGCGCCGACGAGGCCGTGCGCTATCACGACGAGGACCTGCAGGTGCCGGCCGATCCGTACGAGATCGATGCGGCGGCGATGGGCCGCGTGGTCGAGGCGCTGAACGCGCTGCGCATGAACGATCCCGACCGCCTCGGCGCCTGGTTCGGCCGCTTCATCACCACCTACCGCGCCGCCGGCGAGATCCTGCCGCCGGCCAACCCGCCGGCGCCGCAGGAAGTGGTCGCAGCGCTGCAACAGGGCCTGCTCCTGCAGCGCCATCCGTGGGCGCGGCCGGCCTGGCGCCGGGCCTCGCGCGGCGCCACCCTGTTCTGCAGCGGCCTGGAATTCGCCCTGCCGATCAAGGACGCGCAGCGCCTGGCCGCGGCCGACACGCTCGATGGCCGCGACTACGCGGCGCTGTCCGCCGCCGGCCGCGAGACCCTGCTGCAGCTGGTCGAAGCCGGCTTCTACCAGCCGCTGGACGAAGCCGACCACGGCGACGAGGATGCCGACGCACAGGACTGA